TCCCCACAGGATCATGATGGTCAGAATGCTTACGAAACAAATCAGCAGCACGGATGTCCGGTCGGGGGCACGAGACTGTACTGCAGCTGCTCGTTGGGCCAGCCGTGAACCGGTTACCAGATCCCCTGATTTATGAAGTGCTGAAAGATGGCTGTCGCTGGGAGACCATTCAATTCTGTCAGCCAGGATCAGTGGAGCCACGCGTCGCGATTCCTGATCACGATAGACATACTGTCTGAATACGCAGCCTGTTACGCTGACCTGATCGATCAGGTCAGCATCTGTCGGGAATTCCTCAGGCAGCCCCGGGACGACGACTACGGCGGGGTTGTTTTGGGAGTCACCCGTGAACAGCCACAGCTCGTTCAGCCTGCGACCGTGAAACGCCGGATGTTTTGCAGAATAGCTGACCACATGTCTGACATGTCCACGCAGTGTCACGAGTTGACCATGCCACACATCCGGATTCATGAACAGATCCACATATGTTTCAAACTGCTGAAGGTTGTTCATCGCCTGGTCGTAGTGTTTTCCCCGTTCGGTCAGCAGATAATTCAGACGCTTCAATTTGAACTGGTATGTTGCCTCACTGATGCCGGCGGCCTCTCGCTGCTGAATAAGAACGGACCTGTCGGACTCAAATTTTTCTCTGACGTCCACCAGGAGATCTGTGAGTCGTGATTTGAGAAAAGTCTCTGCGGTCTGTTGTGGACTTTCGAGTGAAAATGCGTCCCAAAAACGTTTGCCCTGCTCGGTTCGAAATTGCCCGATTGTTTCCAGTGTGCTGAGTGTTTCGTAATACAGCCACGATTCTTCAGCGGTCAGCGGCTGTTGTGAGAGTGTGTGGCGTCGAATCAATGCCGTCGGCGGGCGTGCATCAAGTTCGCGGACCGAGTCACAGTAAATCAACGGTCGGCGATTGTCCCACAGTTTAACAACCCAGCCCTTTACCAGCACGGGGAGTGCCTTTTTGTTTGAGGGCCACGGGCGGATACCGGCATTTTCTCCGCAGGTCTTTTCTACGCTCGTGGTATGTAGCCGGGCAATTGGCGCGGTGCCGCCGTGAAGCGGAAACAGGTTTCCAACTGACAGCACAAAATCCTCCGGCTGAGCCTGTTCCGAGGGAGCAGGCATGATCTCTTCTGCCGGACGCTGAAGAACCCCCTGAAGTACCACAGGCTTACCAACAAAGTCCTCCGGATGATTCTGGATGTCGGCCAGAACCGAGTAGTCAGCGTTCCGAGTTGCTGTTTCTTCGAGGAAAGTCTGATCATCCGTGTTTCGGAACGGGTCTTTCTTTGGGCCTGGGTTACGAATCTGAAGAGTTCCGTTTTCCCATGCTGTCCGACGTACATCGGCGAATCGGTAAAACGCCATTTCCCATTGACTTATGGCTGTCTTCGGATTTTCGTCTCTCATCGCCTGTCGACGACGAATCATTTCGTCGCTCAGGTCCTGCCAGATTCGTTGCTCTTCAGTATTCAGACCGGGTTCCCGGTGCTGAATGAGACCAGCGTTCCGGATGACCAGGTCAATGGGAGACGCGCGATAATGCGTCCAGTCAAAACGGAATTCGTCAGTCGTATCATTCTGAGCCGAAGCTCGAATACCAAAAAGAAGAACGCAGACAACCGTAATCAAAACTTCCAGTTGCTGCCTGAGGACAGACGGTTTAACCCGACGAGTTGCACGTATACCAATGTTGACGGGGCAGACCGTTGAGGAAAGAATCGTGTTTAACCTGAACCCGCAGCACATCATTTTAACTCCTTCTGCCAGTCTAGGCAGTTTCATTACGGAGAATCCAGCCCATCTGTACAAACATCCATGCCGGGGTCACGTTGACACTCTTACGGCGTTGCTCGATAATCGCCTGACGGCGGCCCCGTTGAAACGGTGACGCTCGTACCGTCGGTACGGCAGAATTGCATCGGATGTTCTTTAAATAGCAGTGCAGGAACAGCGGATACCGATTGCTGAAGGGGAACATGACAGTTGAAACTCAAACTTGATGTTTCCAGTTAATCCGGATGTTTTCTGCGAGCGGCATGATTCATTTCAGAGTGAGATGATGTCTTTTTTGTACTCAGGAACATTGAAATGTCAGAAAATCTCCTGGAATTTACCGACGCCAATTTCGAAGCAGACGTGCTGAAGTCATCAGAACCGGTGTTGGTTGACTTCTGGGCTCCTTGGTGTGGTCCCTGTCGCATGCTGACTCCCATAATTGAAGAGCTGTCTGAAGAATATGCAGGCAAAGTAAAGATTGGAAAAATCAACACGGATGACAACCAGCAAACCGCGGTGGAGTATGCTGTCACCTCGATCCCAACGGTCATCCTTTTTAAAGACGGTGAGATTGTTGATAAGGTGGTCGGAGCTCCCCCCAAGGCGCATTTCAATACCATGTTAAACGGGGCAATCGGCTGATTTTGCCGAACTTTCGTGATGGTTTGCTCGCGGAGTCAGTGATCGACTCCCTCGACCTCCTGTCGTTTTGGCTAATGATCAAATTGGGCTGCAGTCGGAAGACGTGTTTCCTCTATGATCACTGAGGCCGTGCAGAAGCGAGTGATTCCTGTATGCGGCTGTTGTCAGCCTGGGTCATTGTCATTACAGCCAATGTTTTGGGAAGGAGTCCCGAAACGTGTCAAATGATGATCAGTCGGTGCCCGATCAGAGTGCCGCGATTCCGCAAGGCGGATCAG
This Fuerstiella sp. DNA region includes the following protein-coding sequences:
- the trxA gene encoding thioredoxin; this translates as MSENLLEFTDANFEADVLKSSEPVLVDFWAPWCGPCRMLTPIIEELSEEYAGKVKIGKINTDDNQQTAVEYAVTSIPTVILFKDGEIVDKVVGAPPKAHFNTMLNGAIG